In a single window of the Drosophila miranda strain MSH22 chromosome XL, D.miranda_PacBio2.1, whole genome shotgun sequence genome:
- the LOC108156672 gene encoding malate dehydrogenase, mitochondrial-like has translation MLGKQFQTSAISQCRVCWRLYQATPGQMQTRQFRVAVIGAVGGIGQPLSLLLMANKLVTELVLHDLTATKGFGQDLSHIDRACQVKSFFGEDQMESAIKGADIVMITAGMPRKPGQTRDFLFDTNAPIVAKAAGLVSQHASHALVGIITNPVNAVVAVAAEAMKKAGYYDPERLFGVTTLDVVRAEKFIGDHMSIHPGKIRIPVIGGHAGTTIVPIFSQCQPPFEGDEKCIASIVKRIQTGGDEVVKAKAGQGSATLSMAYAAARFTNALMLGLKGEPGPPECAYVQSDATEAPFFSTPLTLGPKGIEENHGLPELDECEKEQLKVAVDALKKSAAKGVKFME, from the exons ATGCTCGGGAAACAGTTTCAGACCTCGGCCATTTCTCAATGCCGTGTCTGCTGGCGGCTCTACCAAGCGACCCCTGGCCAAATGCAGACG CGCCAGTTCCGGGTGGCAGTGATTGGGGCGGTCGGAGGCATTGGCCAGCCACTGTCGCTTCTGCTGATGGCCAACAAGCTGGTGACCGAGCTGGTCCTGCATGACCTCACGGCTACCAAGGGCTTCGGGCAGGATCTGTCCCACATAGACAGGGCGTGCCAGGTGAAGTCGTTCTTTGGAGAGGACCAGATGGAGTCGGCCATAAAGGGTGCTGACATCGTGATGATTACCGCGGGAATGCCTCGCAAGCCGGGCCAGACCAGGGACTTCCTGTTCGACACCAACGCCCCGATAGTGGCAAAGGCCGCCGGCCTGGTGTCCCAGCACGCGTCCCACGCGCTAGTGGGGATCATCACTAATCCGGTGAACGCCGTGGTGGCCGTTGCGGCGGAGGCGATGAAGAAGGCTGGCTACTACGACCCCGAGCGGCTCTTCGGAGTGACCACACTGGATGTAGTGCGGGCCGAGAAGTTTATTGGGGACCACATGAGCATCCATCCAGGGAAGATTCGGATACCGGTGATCGGAGGCCACGCCGGCACCACCATCGTTCCCATCTTCTCCCAGTGCCAGCCGCCCTTCGAGGGAGACGAGAAGTGCATCGCGTCGATCGTTAAACGCATCCAGACAGGCGGTGATGAGGTGGTTAAGGCCAAGGCTGGACAGGGCTCCGCCACCCTCTCGATGGCCTACGCGGCTGCCCGTTTCACCAACGCTTTAATGTTAGGTCTGAAGGGCGAGCCGGGGCCGCCCGAGTGCGCCTACGTGCAGTCCGACGCCACCGAAGCCCCTTTCTTCTCCACTCCACTTACCCTCGGTCCCAAGGGCATTGAGGAAAACCATGGCCTGCCCGAGCTAGATGAATGCGAAAAGGAGCAGCTGAAGGTAGCTGTCGACGCGTTGAAGAAGTCCGCCGCCAAGGGCGTGAAGTTCATGGAATAA